A window of Amaranthus tricolor cultivar Red isolate AtriRed21 chromosome 8, ASM2621246v1, whole genome shotgun sequence genomic DNA:
agaaaaacaagaaCCCAGTTCTTTGTATGTGTGTGCGAGTCTGTGTGTTAATTGATTAGTGTTTGAATGTTTGAGTGTGTTTACGTTTGAATCAATTAGTCTATTTCAATCTTTACACCACAAAGAACATTCCTCGCCCTTGATtacgcatcaacttggtatcagagcccagcCACGAATTGGGCAAAGGCTGCACATATTGGAGTTCCGAGGAAAGAGGTTTCATAGTTTCTGGGTTTTCAGAAGGAGAAAAGCGTTGGGCGATTTTGACGCATGGTGTAaaattcaatcatcattgattcCACGACATACAGGGAGTGATTTCTCCTATACTTTTCATTTGTCATTCAAttgtttacatatttttttctttttggacacAAACACACACGAAATTTCTGGATTTGTTGATTCTTGCATTTTCGTTTTTCGCATACATTTCTTAAACATCATTTGTCGTGCATTGCTGGTTAAATTAGTTGTCTCTGGTCGAGTGGATATGACCATGGAGGAAAGATTTGGGATATTAGAAGAAAATATGAGATTAGTCatgcaaaccctaaatcaattaAGAATCGACAATCAACAGGATAGGACACCAAACCCTAATTTGCGACCCTACGAGGATAGAAcggttaaaattgatattccTGAATTCGATGGACATTCCTATGACCCTGGGAAGTATCTTGAATGGGAAGATCGAATGGATAACTATTTTGAATTCAAAAACACACCCCCAGATCAACAGTACAGATTAGCCAAAGTGAAATTGATTAAATCGGCTGCTATTTGGCTTGAAGGAGTACAGAAGCGTAGAGTTAGGGAGGAAAGGGGTAGGATTAATTCTTGGACCAAGCTCAAGAAACACATGAAAAGGAAATATGTCCCTACCTCATACAAACAACAGCAATACATCCAACTAAATGCCATGAAACAGGGAACGAAATCTGTGGATGAGTATAGAAATGAGTGGGAAAGGTTGTATGCGCTTTGTGACCCCCATGAAACTGAGGAGATGAGAGTGGGAAGGTTCATAGCTGGGCTAAGGGAGGAAATCAGGGATAGGCTTATGACTACACCTGACCTCACAGTGCACATAGGCAGTTTGCAGGCTGTGGAGATTGAGAGACAAATCAATAGGGCAGCCCACTCCCAAACCAGAGGCACAAGGACCTACACCCCTAGGAATACGAGCACCATCCCTGCACCTAAGAGAGACACTTCCAGCAGTGGGATAAAGGTTAACACCACTAGAGGAGACCCCACTACCAACCCTAAGGATATGGTCTGTTTCAAATGTAATGGGAGGGGCCATTACAAAAGAGACTGCCCTAATGCAAGAGCCTTCACCATGAGGGAATGGAATGAAATCAGACAGGACACAAGACCAAAGAAAATCTTAGTAGCCAAGAATGGGCAGGAAGAGGAGATGTACCCCCCAAATTTGAGTGATGATGATGGCACCTGTATAAGGGATGATGAGGGAAACTTATAGAGGTTTGAGGGAGACACtgaagaggatgaagatgaggaGCTGAAGAGAGTGTTGCCTGAGGAGGAGCACCTGATTCTGGTCATTAGAAGGAGCTTTCACACCACACCCTTAGCCAAGAGATCTGACCAGAGGGAAAATATATTCCAAACCAAGTGCAAAATACAGGGGAAAGTGTGTGATCTTATTATTGACAGTGGGAGTGAGTCCAACTGTGTGAGCAGGCAATTAGTGACCGAGCTGAATCTTGATACCAAGCCTCACCCTCACCCTTATAAGATGAAGTGGCTTGACAACAAAGCAAGTGGGTCAGTGAGCAAGCAGTGCTTAGTGAGCCTGACCTTGGGAACATATGCTGATGAGGTTTTGTGTGATGTGCTTGAGATGGAGGCTTGCCACTTATTGCTAGGtagaccttggcaatatgacaAGAAGACCACCCACAATGGTTACACTAACACATACACCCTTAAGCATAATGGGAAGAGAAAGGAGCTGGTGCCCCTGCCCCCACATAAAGTTGTTCCACCTAGACCATCCAAGGCACCTATACATTTGATGACTAGAAGGGAGTGTGAGAGGGAGATTGAGAAGGAGGAAGTCCTGTATATATTAATCAGTAAAGAAGTACAGGATACCACACCCATACCCCCTGAGTTACAGAGCCTGTTGGATCAGTTTAGTGATGTTTTTCCAAGTGACCTACCACTTGGCCTACCTCCTGTGAGGGGTATTGAGCACCAATAGACTTAGTCCCAGGAGCCAACTTGCCTAACAAGCCTGCCTATAGATCCAACCCTAAGGAAACTAAGGAATTACAAAGGCAAGTGGATGAGCTAATACAAAGAGGATATGTTAGGGAAAGCTTAAGCCCCTGTGCTGTGCCTACTCTGTTAGTCCCAAAAAAGGATGGCACATGGAGGATGTGCATAGACAGCCGTAGCATGAATAATATaaccatcaagtatagattCCCTAGACCAAGAATTGATGATATCCTGGATGAATTAGGAGGCTCAGAATGGTTTAGCAAGGTGGATCTTAGAAGTGGATATCACCAAATACGCATTAAACagggggatgaatggaaaacttcATTCAAGACCAAGTATGGGCTGTATGAGTGGCTTGTGATGCCCTTTGGCTTGACTGGAGCCCCCAGCACTTTCATGAGGCTGATGAATGAGGTGCTTAGACCCTTCTTAGGGAAGTTCATAGTAGTCTACCTAGATGACATACTTGTTTACAGTAAGGGAATAACAGAACACTTAAACCACCTCCAACAATTATTTGAAGTGCTGAGAAAACAGAGACTCTATGCTAAGCTTGAGAAATGTAGCTTCCTCCTACCTGAAGTGAGTTTCCTAGGCTATATTGTAGGAAAGGAAGGAGTAAGGGTTGATCCTGCTAAGGTCCAAGCCATACAAGAGTGGCCTACACCCACCACCCTCACACAGGTAAGAGCCTTTCATGGCTTGGCCTCCTTCTACAGGAGGTTCATAAGGAATTTCAGCTCTGTTTTAGCACCTGTAACAGAGTGTACCAAACAAGGGAGGTTTGAGTGGACCCTTGCTGCTCAAAGGGCCTTTGAAACCCTCAAGGAGCTGATGTGTAAGGCCCCTATCTTGAAGCTACATGACTTTACCAAGCCATTTGAGTTGGAATGTGATGCTAGTGGGGTAGGTATTGGAGCTGTGCTAGTTTAGGAGGGGAGACCTATTGCGTTTTTTAGTGAGAAATTAAACCACAGTAGGTTGAACTATTCCACTTATGATAAGGAGTTCTATGCAATTGTTAGGGCTCTTGAGCATTGGTCCCATTACCTGAAAGTACAACCATTCAT
This region includes:
- the LOC130821564 gene encoding uncharacterized protein LOC130821564, coding for MDLSSTPNSRGTQETSMNTSQQSNMGLRTHIKAKEIQSITRASNQDSEEQTDSKNKATELPGKQLTLVNRLSSYRNHLDREEGWNGISPHGPSHQGPRVVERLLAGGKINYGVVLNPKGTLQSRPGSPCILLIIGSLFQSLHHKEHSSPLITHQLGIRAQPRIGQRLHILEFRGKRFHSFWVFRRRKALGDFDAWCKIQSSLIPRHTGSDFSYTFHLSFNCLHIFFFLDTNTHEISGFVDSCIFVFRIHFLNIICRALLVKLVVSGRVDMTMEERFGILEENMRLVMQTLNQLRIDNQQDRTPNPNLRPYEDRTVKIDIPEFDGHSYDPGKYLEWEDRMDNYFEFKNTPPDQQYRLAKVKLIKSAAIWLEGVQKRRVREERGRINSWTKLKKHMKRKYVPTSYKQQQYIQLNAMKQGTKSVDEYRNEWERLYALCDPHETEEMRVGRFIAGLREEIRDRLMTTPDLTVHIGSLQAVEIERQINRAAHSQTRGTRTYTPRNTSTIPAPKRDTSSSGIKVNTTRGDPTTNPKDMVCFKCNGRGHYKRDCPNARAFTMREWNEIRQDTRPKKILVAKNGQEEEMFEGDTEEDEDEELKRVLPEEEHLILVIRRSFHTTPLAKRSDQRENIFQTKCKIQGKVCDLIIDSGSESNCVSRQLVTELNLDTKPHPHPYKMKWLDNKASGSVSKQCLVSLTLGTYADEVLCDVLEMEACHLLLGRPWQYDKKTTHNGYTNTYTLKHNGKRKELVPLPPHKVVPPRPSKAPIHLMTRRECEREIEKEEVLYILISKEVQDTTPIPPELQSLLDQFSDVFPNLVPGANLPNKPAYRSNPKETKELQRQVDELIQRGYVRESLSPCAVPTLLVPKKDGTWRMCIDSRSMNNITIKYRFPRPRIDDILDELGGSEWFSKVDLRSGYHQIRIKQGDEWKTSFKTKYGLYEWLVMPFGLTGAPSTFMRLMNEVLRPFLGKFIVVYLDDILVYSKGITEHLNHLQQLFEVLRKQRLYAKLEKCSFLLPEVSFLGYIVGKEGVRVDPAKVQAIQEWPTPTTLTQVRAFHGLASFYRRFIRNFSSVLAPVTECTKQGRFEWTLAAQRAFETLKELMCKAPILKLHDFTKPFELECDASGEFYAIVRALEHWSHYLKVQPFILHTDHESLKHINSQQKLSSRHARWVEFMQTFDFSAKYKVGKTNIIADALSRKYNLLGIVGSKILGFEFIKDQYPVCPDFAEIYQSCRDKPQGLFNIHQGFLFKGNKLCIPKLPLRTILVKEVHEGSIAGHFGIQKTLDMLAKHFYWPKMLGTVGKHILKCEACLKAKVTFHKGEYIPLPVAHKPWEHISMDFIVALPRTKRGKDAIMVVVDRFSKMSHFIACTKVDDAQSIARLFFAEIVRLHGIPKTIVSDRDSKFLNYFWKSLWKMVGSKLLFSTAYHPQTDGQTEVTNRTVGTLLNKSLEAEDMIKQMEAIHKQVHDNLEITNSRYKQQADKHLKRKQPIKEGDLVWVYLRKERFPQLRKNKLMPRAIGPFPVKKQYGENAFEIQLPAEYNISSTFNIGDLTLYEPDKELRTILSQEGGIDTNGVSKVKVPTNGVEEQNSTMDLSSTPNARGTQETSMNTSQQSNMGLRTHIKAKEIQSITRASNQDSEEQTNSKNKATELPGKQLTLVNRLSSDRNHLDREEGWNGISPHGPSHQGPRVLLIVHQEDGGTR